The following proteins come from a genomic window of Lycium ferocissimum isolate CSIRO_LF1 chromosome 4, AGI_CSIRO_Lferr_CH_V1, whole genome shotgun sequence:
- the LOC132053132 gene encoding uncharacterized protein LOC132053132: MTEGVITIKDNSKAPLRNDIGDHDMMNKKKKKPPGVFGFFKAAMFVLRHRNKGKQKAAQVAVSTQQGDWKKLVGSMRPLHLQDNNINTSPAYCATSIYSPSALSSSSGTMSQYASANDLKALDDTMSQYASANDLKSLDVDVPAASSGTMSQYASANNLQELDEEEEEEDPDQVFDAIGADDMIDAKAEQFILQFYQQMRRQNIDSMSGQFN, from the coding sequence ATGACAGAAGGTGTAATCACCATCAAGGACAACAGCAAAGCCCCCTTAAGAAATGACATTGGCGATCATGACATGatgaataagaagaagaagaagccgcCAGGTGTTTTCGGCTTCTTCAAAGCTGCAATGTTCGTGTTGCGCCATCGCAATAAAGGGAAGCAGAAAGCTGCTCAGGTAGCTGTGTCCACCCAGCAGGGAGATTGGAAGAAGCTGGTGGGCTCTATGCGCCCTTTGCATCTCCAGGACAACAATATTAATACATCACCTGCATACTGTGCCACGTCAATATATTCACCCTCAGCTTTGTCTTCGTCTAGCGGAACAATGAGCCAGTACGCTTCCGCGAACGATCTCAAAGCGCTGGATGACACCATGAGCCAGTACGCTTCAGCAAACGATCTCAAATCACTGGATGTGGATGTCCCTGCAGCCTCATCCGGCACCATGAGCCAGTATGCTTCCGCAAATAATCTCCAAGAACTCGatgaggaggaggaagaggaggatCCTGACCAGGTCTTCGATGCCATTGGCGCTGACGACATGATCGATGCCAAggcagagcagttcatccttcAGTTTTACCAACAAATGAGGCGTCAAAACATTGATTCAATGAGCGGCCAATTCAATTAA